The following proteins come from a genomic window of Peptoniphilus equinus:
- a CDS encoding NAD(P)-dependent malic enzyme has protein sequence MTAHNLNQESLDLHRQHQGKLEVVPKVGVSSSHDLSIAYTPGVAAVSKLLSEEPDAAYDYSIKGNTVLVVTDGSAVLGLGNIGPLGGLPVMEGKCALFKAFAGVNAFPICLDTQDTEEIIETIERIAPVFGGVNLEDIGAPRCFEIEERLKASLDIPVFHDDQHGTAIVVLAATLNALKVVGKNLADVKIVMSGAGAAGCAIAQLLFDAGATDIVMANSRGIIHPKTNPPKTRPELFAMTNKEGLQGELANAMNGADVFIGVSGPNLVTKDMVRSMDKPIVLAMANPDPEIMPQDALDAGAYVVGTGRSDFPNQVNNVLVFPGIFKGALRIRAKSITTKMKLACAYAIANMVEEPVAAHILPDAFDPAVAEAVAIAVEEMCSDEDK, from the coding sequence ATGACAGCTCACAATCTTAATCAAGAATCACTGGATTTACACAGACAACATCAAGGCAAACTGGAAGTCGTCCCTAAAGTGGGCGTGAGTTCGTCTCACGATTTGTCTATTGCCTATACACCGGGTGTGGCGGCAGTATCCAAGCTTCTATCTGAAGAGCCGGATGCGGCGTATGACTATTCCATTAAGGGCAACACGGTGCTCGTCGTGACGGATGGTTCCGCGGTCCTCGGTCTTGGGAATATCGGACCTCTTGGCGGACTTCCGGTTATGGAAGGCAAATGTGCTCTGTTTAAAGCTTTTGCCGGTGTCAATGCCTTTCCTATTTGTTTGGATACACAAGACACGGAAGAAATTATTGAAACCATTGAACGGATTGCGCCGGTCTTTGGTGGCGTGAATTTGGAGGACATCGGTGCACCACGCTGTTTTGAAATTGAAGAGCGTTTAAAAGCGTCTTTGGATATTCCGGTGTTCCACGACGACCAACACGGCACGGCCATTGTTGTGTTGGCGGCGACCTTGAACGCACTGAAAGTCGTTGGTAAAAATCTGGCTGATGTGAAGATTGTTATGAGTGGTGCAGGGGCGGCGGGATGTGCCATTGCCCAACTCCTCTTTGATGCCGGTGCAACGGATATTGTCATGGCCAACAGCCGAGGGATCATTCACCCGAAAACCAATCCGCCGAAGACGCGGCCGGAGCTTTTTGCTATGACCAATAAAGAAGGACTTCAAGGAGAATTGGCTAACGCCATGAATGGCGCGGATGTCTTTATCGGGGTCTCCGGTCCGAATCTGGTCACCAAAGACATGGTGCGCTCTATGGATAAACCTATTGTGCTTGCCATGGCCAATCCGGATCCTGAAATTATGCCTCAAGATGCGTTGGATGCCGGCGCCTATGTCGTGGGAACCGGCCGCAGTGACTTTCCAAATCAAGTGAATAACGTCTTAGTGTTCCCCGGTATTTTTAAAGGAGCCCTACGCATTCGTGCCAAGTCCATCACCACGAAGATGAAGCTTGCTTGTGCCTATGCCATTGCCAATATGGTGGAAGAACCGGTGGCGGCACACATTCTTCCGGATGCATTTGATCCGGCGGTGGCGGAAGCCGTGGCCATCGCGGTGGAGGAAATGTGTAGTGACGAGGATAAATAA